Proteins from a genomic interval of Acidimicrobiia bacterium:
- a CDS encoding MazG nucleotide pyrophosphohydrolase domain-containing protein, with the protein MEINEFQNLMEELYGEADRARGLPSTVAWLAEEVGELAQAARKGTPEEQLHELGDVLAWLASLANQLGLSLEEAAERYRINPP; encoded by the coding sequence ATGGAAATCAACGAATTCCAAAACTTGATGGAAGAACTTTATGGCGAGGCTGACCGCGCTCGAGGTCTGCCTTCCACGGTTGCTTGGCTAGCTGAAGAAGTAGGCGAATTAGCTCAAGCCGCCCGCAAAGGCACCCCCGAAGAGCAACTGCACGAGCTTGGCGACGTGTTGGCTTGGCTGGCCTCTTTAGCAAACCAACTTGGCTTGTCGTTGGAAGAGGCCGCCGAGCGCTATCGAATTAACCCGCCATAG
- a CDS encoding NUDIX hydrolase — MSTSDPTQVPVRDAATVMLVRDGASGLEVFMLRRNPKSIFVGGAFVFPGGAVDDADRYDPDLETVVTGLSDEMASARLGIETGGLAFWVAAIRECFEEAGLLLANNGTNQTLRLEEPNMVSKFSQYRLAVDSGATRLVDVCKAEELSLACDEIHYFSHWITPVGPPRRFDTRFFVARAPEGQIGTHDEYETVASLWIQPQDALDRAEAGELEMIQPTVRNLEAVARFDSADELMSAAAAMGSIPAILPRLVQEDGGVRILLPGDRGYSDAETPDETPLQSGVGK, encoded by the coding sequence ATGAGTACCTCTGATCCAACTCAAGTTCCGGTTCGCGACGCTGCCACGGTGATGCTTGTTCGTGACGGAGCTAGTGGGCTTGAAGTATTTATGCTGCGCCGTAACCCCAAGAGCATATTTGTGGGTGGTGCTTTTGTGTTCCCCGGCGGCGCTGTAGACGACGCTGACCGCTACGACCCCGATCTGGAAACCGTGGTTACGGGCCTATCCGACGAAATGGCTTCTGCCCGGTTGGGCATTGAAACCGGAGGTCTGGCCTTTTGGGTAGCCGCCATCCGAGAGTGTTTTGAAGAAGCGGGTCTGTTATTGGCCAACAACGGCACAAACCAAACTTTGCGTTTGGAAGAGCCGAACATGGTGTCCAAATTCAGTCAATACCGCCTAGCAGTTGATAGCGGGGCCACTCGCTTAGTAGATGTCTGCAAAGCAGAAGAGTTAAGCCTGGCTTGCGACGAAATTCATTATTTTTCACATTGGATCACGCCGGTTGGCCCCCCACGGCGTTTCGATACCCGCTTCTTTGTGGCTCGTGCTCCCGAAGGCCAAATTGGCACCCACGATGAATACGAAACCGTCGCCAGCCTGTGGATTCAGCCGCAAGATGCCTTAGACCGTGCTGAAGCTGGCGAGTTAGAAATGATTCAACCAACGGTGCGAAACCTTGAAGCCGTAGCCCGATTCGATTCTGCTGATGAGCTAATGAGCGCCGCCGCTGCCATGGGTAGCATTCCGGCAATCTTGCCTCGCTTAGTGCAAGAAGATGGCGGAGTGCGCATTTTGCTACCTGGAGATCGTGGTTACAGCGACGCCGAAACACCCGATGAGACACCATTACAAAGTGGCGTAGGCAAATGA
- a CDS encoding response regulator produces the protein MPKVLLATDADWIHHDIDSALAGGDTTVMRVRRGADVVEAVNQVKPDVVLLDMQIGNMGGVATCYTLRNEAGAGRIDDVKVIILADRPDDRWLIQGSGADGWLIKPINRLRLRKAIQTVLSGAIFDEEVHPVS, from the coding sequence GTGCCTAAAGTCCTTCTTGCAACCGACGCCGACTGGATCCACCACGATATTGATTCAGCCTTGGCGGGTGGCGACACTACGGTCATGCGTGTGCGCCGTGGTGCCGATGTCGTCGAAGCAGTCAATCAGGTAAAGCCCGACGTGGTTCTGCTTGACATGCAAATTGGCAACATGGGAGGCGTTGCCACCTGTTACACCCTGCGCAATGAGGCTGGCGCAGGTCGAATCGATGACGTGAAGGTCATCATCTTGGCCGACCGTCCCGACGACCGGTGGCTCATTCAAGGCAGCGGAGCCGACGGCTGGTTGATAAAGCCGATCAACCGCCTTCGTCTGCGCAAAGCCATCCAAACCGTTCTCTCAGGTGCCATCTTCGACGAAGAGGTTCACCCGGTTAGCTAG
- a CDS encoding NfeD family protein: MARITSGLALIGVVLLALFAGPAAAQTNTPDESEGPGFINIIEVSGLLDPILANFIETSIADSEASSARYLVINLNSSGSVISNSEFVALARRIQTSTVPVGIWVGPSGSEAKGLSAQLLGVVDSVGVPIGSRIGETGPQVLPEDEFGVLFGEHAATLESSMIGSERVLEYGIAAAEAPTLGDFAVTLPGFETQEIEQDGRTVLEPRTAVRFSELQLIDQLLHTVASPPVTYLLLGIGLALIVFEFFTAAIGIAGMVGAASVLLASYGLWVLPVRWWAVAAILLAFVVLSSDVQIGVPRGATGAGLVLFGIGTVWFYDGVSVSWITLGGAIVSVALLFFFGMPTMVRTRFSTPSIDRGWLVGEAAIASGQLDPTGLVIVRGAQWRARSRSGALSDGDLVVVVAIDGTWLEVEPARR, from the coding sequence TTGGCCAGAATAACCAGCGGTTTAGCCCTTATTGGGGTCGTTTTGTTGGCGTTGTTTGCGGGACCGGCCGCCGCGCAAACTAATACCCCCGATGAATCTGAGGGCCCTGGGTTCATCAACATAATCGAGGTTTCGGGTCTCTTAGACCCGATATTGGCGAATTTTATTGAGACTTCGATCGCTGATTCTGAAGCTTCCTCGGCGCGCTACTTGGTGATCAACTTGAACTCGTCGGGCTCGGTGATCTCAAACAGTGAATTCGTGGCTTTGGCTCGGAGAATTCAAACCTCAACAGTGCCGGTAGGTATTTGGGTTGGGCCCTCTGGTTCGGAAGCCAAAGGTTTGAGCGCTCAGTTGCTGGGGGTCGTCGACTCGGTTGGAGTTCCTATCGGCTCTCGGATTGGTGAAACGGGCCCACAGGTTTTACCGGAAGATGAATTTGGTGTTCTTTTTGGAGAACACGCCGCCACCTTGGAATCTTCGATGATTGGTTCTGAGCGGGTCCTTGAATACGGTATTGCCGCAGCTGAAGCGCCGACCTTGGGTGACTTTGCGGTCACTTTACCGGGTTTCGAAACTCAAGAAATTGAACAAGACGGTCGCACGGTCTTGGAACCACGCACCGCAGTCAGGTTCAGTGAACTTCAACTAATTGACCAGTTGTTACACACGGTGGCCAGCCCCCCAGTTACCTACTTGCTTTTGGGCATTGGTTTGGCGCTAATTGTGTTTGAATTCTTCACCGCAGCCATTGGTATCGCGGGCATGGTTGGGGCGGCTTCAGTGCTCTTGGCCTCGTACGGACTGTGGGTTTTGCCGGTGCGTTGGTGGGCCGTCGCCGCCATTTTGCTGGCCTTTGTCGTCTTATCGTCCGACGTGCAAATAGGGGTACCCCGGGGTGCTACTGGGGCTGGCTTGGTGCTATTCGGGATTGGCACGGTGTGGTTCTACGACGGGGTTTCAGTGTCGTGGATCACCCTTGGTGGTGCCATTGTCTCAGTGGCGCTGCTGTTCTTCTTCGGAATGCCAACCATGGTTCGCACTCGTTTCTCAACGCCGAGCATTGACCGCGGCTGGCTAGTAGGAGAAGCAGCGATTGCTAGCGGCCAACTCGACCCCACCGGTCTCGTCATCGTGAGGGGTGCGCAGTGGCGTGCGCGCAGTCGAAGTGGGGCGTTGTCCGATGGCGATTTGGTGGTTGTAGTGGCGATTGATGGCACCTGGCTTGAGGTCGAACCGGCGCGTCGATAG
- a CDS encoding aspartate-semialdehyde dehydrogenase has product MKIGLVGATGQVGSVMRKLLVEREFPYEEIRFFASERSAGQTIKFDGQEVTVENATTADFTGLDAAMFSAGATTSRAIAEKVAGQGVVVIDNSSAFRMDPEVPLVVSEVNPEAITNRPKGIIANPNCTTMAAMPAMKALHREAGLRAMVVSTYQAVSGAGLSGVSELAEQVQKLAGDSAQLAFNGEALHYPQFNVFPGPIAFNVLPQAGSFVDDGLGETDEEQKLRNESRKILDIPGLRVTGTCVRVPVYTGHSLAVSADFERPITPEQAKEILGQAPGVRLVDVPTPLAATGDDVSLVGRIRSDEVFENGLALFVSSDNLRKGAALNAVQILELLAAG; this is encoded by the coding sequence ATGAAAATTGGCCTTGTCGGAGCTACCGGCCAAGTCGGTAGCGTCATGCGTAAACTTCTTGTTGAAAGAGAATTTCCTTACGAAGAAATTCGTTTCTTTGCTTCCGAGCGCTCAGCCGGGCAAACCATAAAGTTCGACGGACAAGAGGTCACCGTCGAAAACGCCACCACCGCCGATTTCACTGGTCTTGACGCCGCAATGTTCTCGGCCGGAGCCACAACCTCACGCGCCATTGCTGAAAAAGTAGCGGGTCAAGGAGTGGTGGTAATCGACAACTCTTCAGCTTTTCGGATGGACCCCGAAGTGCCGCTGGTGGTCTCGGAGGTAAACCCCGAGGCGATTACCAATCGGCCAAAAGGCATTATTGCTAACCCTAACTGCACCACTATGGCGGCTATGCCCGCCATGAAGGCCCTGCATCGAGAGGCCGGTTTACGGGCCATGGTGGTTAGCACCTATCAAGCGGTTTCAGGGGCTGGTCTTTCTGGAGTGAGTGAATTAGCCGAGCAGGTGCAAAAGTTAGCCGGCGATTCAGCCCAGTTGGCCTTCAACGGTGAGGCCTTGCACTATCCCCAGTTTAATGTGTTCCCTGGTCCCATCGCATTTAACGTGTTGCCCCAGGCCGGCTCGTTTGTTGACGATGGGCTTGGTGAAACTGACGAAGAGCAAAAGCTGCGGAACGAAAGCCGTAAAATTCTCGATATTCCGGGTCTTCGGGTTACTGGAACCTGCGTTCGAGTCCCGGTCTACACCGGCCATTCACTGGCCGTTAGCGCCGATTTTGAACGCCCCATAACTCCTGAGCAAGCTAAGGAAATTCTTGGACAAGCCCCGGGAGTGCGTTTGGTTGATGTGCCGACGCCTCTGGCCGCCACTGGCGACGATGTCAGCTTGGTGGGTCGTATTCGCAGCGATGAAGTGTTCGAGAATGGTTTGGCGCTGTTCGTTTCGAGCGACAACCTTCGCAAAGGTGCGGCCTTAAACGCGGTTCAAATTCTTGAATTGCTGGCCGCTGGCTAG
- a CDS encoding WhiB family transcriptional regulator, protein MSVQASENLWQVRAACRGPQKVVFYPPSQFERKRDKLERERRAKKICSECSVRQACLDYALAIRDPHGIWGGLSENERQLLYSQAS, encoded by the coding sequence GTGAGTGTGCAGGCAAGCGAAAATCTTTGGCAGGTTCGTGCGGCTTGTAGGGGGCCACAAAAGGTGGTGTTCTACCCACCGTCACAATTTGAGCGAAAACGTGACAAGTTAGAGCGGGAACGAAGAGCCAAAAAAATCTGTTCCGAGTGTTCGGTACGCCAAGCCTGTCTCGACTATGCACTGGCCATACGCGATCCGCATGGCATTTGGGGTGGTCTTAGTGAGAATGAACGGCAACTGCTGTATTCCCAGGCCAGCTAG
- a CDS encoding STAS domain-containing protein — translation MFDIQIEDAASHIVCRPRGELDAYTVETFREALVSVVDASRLLIDLSEVPFMDSAGLGALIGGIRRTREAGGEVAVACNRPTLTRLLHTTGFDRIVPVTETVDEALTALSGDANAAD, via the coding sequence GTGTTCGATATCCAAATCGAAGACGCAGCTAGCCATATTGTTTGCAGGCCCCGAGGCGAGCTAGACGCCTACACGGTTGAAACTTTTCGTGAAGCACTGGTGTCGGTGGTTGATGCCAGCCGGTTGCTTATTGATTTGTCGGAAGTTCCCTTTATGGATTCCGCTGGTCTAGGTGCCTTGATTGGCGGCATTCGCCGTACCCGCGAAGCCGGTGGCGAGGTGGCGGTGGCCTGTAATCGACCCACGCTCACCCGTTTGTTGCATACCACTGGTTTCGATCGGATAGTGCCTGTTACCGAAACGGTTGACGAAGCGCTTACTGCTCTGAGTGGCGACGCCAACGCCGCCGATTAA